From Apium graveolens cultivar Ventura chromosome 9, ASM990537v1, whole genome shotgun sequence, the proteins below share one genomic window:
- the LOC141686452 gene encoding uncharacterized protein LOC141686452, with amino-acid sequence MFTVEAQGRSGGLTLLWKDQIQVNLQSMSINHIDVVISIPDMQTWRMTGFYGEPNRNHRRRTWELLRNLSRENNLPWCTIGDMNNILQQEDKRGGMSSPQWLLDGFSDTIEEAGLNDLELHGHQFTWERGRGTENWVEIRLDRALASSSWLELFPYAKLYNLEGSPSDHSAIFLDTTHKVSELRRKRDDLSIKEYKEVKHQLFLILDQKEILWRQRSKQFWLNAGDKNTKYFHATCNKRRRLNQIVKLKDESGKWFDWQNGLQALIESFYRDLFTAGQVELEGVIDCVSQSIYEEQNNSLKTELTREEVRRVLFQMHPDKAPGSDGMTPAFYQRHWHIVGEDIYILIKNIFDTGKISEGLNDTNIILIAKKTSPSMLGGLRPIALCNVVMKIVTKIMHYLKGKKTGNNGFMALKLDMSKAYDQIEWDFLRAIMLKMGFSRWWVQLVLQCVTKVVYSITHGEQVMGPIIPTRGLRQGDPLSPYLFIICAEGLSSLLRKYEHNKWIHGVKVCKKAPVINHMLFADDSYLFCKADPEEAMRVRELLEIYEKASGQQVNKGKSSIFYSSNVLHYNRQPICGTLQMIEANEHSTYFGLPNIIGRNKSAILGYLKNKVNMMIHSWDGYFVSRAGKEILVNQVAQALPVYAMNVFLLPQDITNSIEKCLTKYWWISGQSNNSKVVWMNWDRLSKHKRAGGMGFRNFRDFNIAMLGKQLWRLATNTQSLVSRLYKARYYDKSDVLHAGLGHNPSFIWRSLMEAQQVLKDGVRWRVDKLEWDVEVISDIFNNRDKENILAIPLSTADQNDQLYWKFEAFGSPFIEAPDFRTWLISVFDMVDKSKFAEIVSLCWSLWRTRNDLVWNQKQTRIYRTVAAARQYLVQWITTQYRSFTTPLQPKVNGDGASAWVKPQPNKLKITVDAAIFDDHGGVGFGLVARDSEGQLREAKAIFQRGLHSPVEAEAMAFKEALSWMDRRGWHDFIVESDCLTVVQAVRSSVPMRSYIGRIIEECMRVLQRLNKIDLFFVKRSANMVAHQLDRESYFLSDRTFDRSNIPCSIQNCIESDLIA; translated from the exons ATGTTTACAGTGGAAGCTCAGGGGCGCAGTGGAGGCTTAACCTTACTCTGGAAAGATCAAATTCAGGTCAATTTACAGAGCATGTCGATCAATCACATCGACGTGGTCATATCCATACCAGATATGCAGACATGGAGAATGACGGGTTTTTACGGAGAGCCCAACAGAAATCATAGAAGAAGAACATGGGAGCTGCTTAGAAACTTGTCTAGAGAAAATAACCTGCCATGGTGTACTATTGGTGATATGAACAACATCTTGCAACAAGAAGATAAGAGAGGAGGAATGTCATCTCCGCAATGGCTGTTAGATGGTTTCAGTGACACTATAGAGGAAGCTGGATTAAATGACTTAGAGCTGCATGGCCACCAATTTACGTGGGAAAGAGGAAGGGGTACAGAAAACTGGGTGGAAATACGTCTGGATCGTGCTCTCGCGTCTAGCAGCTGGTTAGAATTGTTTCCGTATGCAAAGCTGTACAATCTGGAGGGATCCCCGTCTGACCACAGTGCTATCTTCCTTGACACAACCCATAAAGTTTCAG AGCTTCGAAGGAAAAGAGATGATTTGTCAATAAAAGAGTACAAGGAGGTTAAACATCAGCTATTTCTAATCTTGGATCAGAAGGAGATATTGTGGCGCCAAAGATCAAAGCAGTTTTGGTTGAACGCAGGGGATAAGAATACGAAATACTTTCATGCAACCTGCAACAAAAGAAGGAGATTAAATCAAATTGTTAAGTTGAAAGATGAATCTGGGAAATGGTTTGATTGGCAAAATGGACTTCAAGCTCTCATCGAATCATTTTACAGAGACCTATTCACAGCAGGACAAGTGGAGCTCGAGGGTGTCATTGACTGTGTTTCTCAGTCGATTTATGAGGAGCAAAATAACAGCTTGAAAACAGAACTGACGCGTGAAGAAGTGAGAAGGGTCTTATTCCAAATGCATCCTGATAAAGCACCAGGGTCAGATGGAATGACCCCGGCATTCTATCAAAGGCATTGGCACATTGTTGGTGAGGACATTTATATATTGATAAAAAACATCTTTGATACAGGGAAGATTTCAGAGGGATTAAATGATACTAATATCATTTTGATCGCGAAAAAAACAAGCCCCTCAATGCTAGGAGGGCTCAGACCAATAGCGCTTTGCAATGTGGTAATGAAGATTGTCACTAAG ATAATGCACTACTTGAAAGGTAAGAAAACAGGAAATAATGGTTTCATGGCTTTAAAACTCGATATGAGTAAAGCATATGATCAGATAGAATGGGATTTTTTGAGAGCAATTATGTTAAAGATGGGGTTCTCTCGGTGGTGGGTTCAGTTAGTCCTTCAGTGTGTAACAAAGGTTGTGTACTCGATCACTCATGGGGAGCAGGTAATGGGGCCAATAATTCCTACCAGGGGACTTCGTCAAGGCGATCCGTTGTCCCCCTATCTGTTTATTATTTGTGCTGAGGGATTATCTTCGCTGTTGAGAAAGTATGAGCACAACAAATGGATTCATGGAGTTAAGGTTTGCAAGAAAGCTCCGGTGATAAATCACATGCTCTTTGCCGATGACTCATATTTATTTTGCAAAGCAGACCCAGAAGAGGCTATGAGAGTGCGGGAACTGTTGGAGATTTATGAAAAAGCTTCAGGCCAACAAGTAAATAAAGGAAAATCATCAATCTTTTACAGCTCGAATGTCCTACATTACAACAGGCAACCCATTTGTGGCACTTTACAGATGATTGAGGCAAACGAGCATTCAACATACTTTGGTCTGCCAAACATCATTGGCAGAAATAAATCTGCAATTCTAGGATATTTGAAGAACAAGGTTAACATGATGATACATAGCTGGGATGGGTACTTTGTTTCCAGAGCTGGCAAGGAGATTTTGGTGAATCAAGTGGCCCAAGCATTACCAGTTTACGCTATGAATGTCTTTCTATTACCTCAAGATATTACCAATAGCATTGAAAAGTGTTTAACGAAATACTGGTGGATTTCTGGGCAAAGCAACAACTCGAAAGTGGTATGGATGAACTGGGACAGGTTGTCTAAACACAAAAGGGCTGGTGGCATGGGTTTTAGAAATTTCAGAGATTTTAATATCGCTATGCTGGGCAAACAATTGTGGAGGTTGGCTACGAATACCCAGAGCCTAGTGTCAAGACTATATAAAGCTAGGTACTATGACAAGTCTGATGTGCTTCACGCTGGACTAGGTCATAATCCTAGCTTCATCTGGCGAAGCTTAATGGAGGCTCAGCAGGTGCTTAAAGATGGTGTTCGATGGAGAGTGG ACAAACTGGAGTGGGATGTGGAAGTAATCTCAGACATTTTCAACAATAGGGATAAGGAGAATATTTTGGCTATCCCTTTGTCTACAGCAGACCAAAATGATCAGCTTTACTGGAAGTTTGAAGCTTTTG GTTCTCCCTTTATAGAAGCTCCAGATTTTCGTACATGGCTGATATCTGTGTTTGATATGGTAGATAAGAGCAAGTTTGCAGAAATAGTCTCGCTATGTTGGTCTCTTTGGAGAACAAGAAATGATCTGGTCTGGAACCAGAAACAAACGAGAATCTATAGGACAGTTGCAGCAGCAAGGCAGTATCTTGTGCAGTGGATTACAACCCAATATAGAAGCTTTACAACTCCTCTTCAGCCTAAAGTAAATGGAGATGGAGCCAGTGCTTGGGTCAAGCCCCAACCGAACAAACTCAAGATAACAGTTGATGCAGCGATTTTTGATGATCATGGCGGTGTTGGATTCGGACTAGTGGCAAGAGATTCAGAGGGACAATTAAGGGAAGCTAAGGCAATTTTTCAGCGAGGTCTGCATTCCCCTGTTGAGGCAGAAGCTATGGCTTTTAAGGAGGCTTTGAGCTGGATGGACAGACGCGGCTGGCATGATTTCATTGTTGAATCAGATTGTTTAACAGTGGTTCAAGCAGTAAGAAGCAGTGTGCCTATGAGATCCTACATTGGCAGGATCATTGAGGAGTGCATGAGGGTGTTACAAAGATTGAACAAAATAGATTTATTTTTTGTTAAACGATCCGCTAATATGGTTGCCCACCAGCTAGATAGGGAATCATATTTTTTGTCTGATCGTACGTTTGATAGGTCTAATATTCCTTGTTCTATTCAGAATTGTATTGAGTCGGATTTGATTGCTTAA
- the LOC141683431 gene encoding exocyst complex component EXO70B2-like isoform X2, with the protein MVDCAAASFSQTSSPSYILQPYISHPEDATHFSNKFQFSTENNGIRKVTSDAFMAGGYNWAIDFYPNGTRLEDDQYISLFVTLESNTTDVIARFELILVDQSGKGKHKIQTNFGVDSPCLMKHQGSQWGFRRFIKKSHLKKLYLKDGLLVVKCRVGVLDPVLEDQGEYLEPVYSPVSFDQVEELEDYSFEEGESSLLDSAVKILFETDLGAFFSEERDKFDQYMHAVDEIQESIKLRNISDYKIRGVNLIQMAMERLLLEFRNILDWSMNMLEDENLNLCCTDCSSCIATSCSQDLLEGDYIGRGALSSKQIYRLRCMSERLNCAGRLQECVDVYNNSRKSVVDASFSRFGIGNWVDCDIRSLDWDEFAKKIKFWIRAAQMCFVIIIPREKQTYEQIFNGLEDVPSKSGFLVIVEDFAIQLCNFAEIISNSPALLQKLFDVLELYKFLLLYLPDIRATFHSAGTKFLPAQAKRTVQRLADLARQILSSFEDTVLHDQLNTTISRGTLHSSTRDDWRGIPNKIEQRCDGGSRKLSGILGQSLVLFPR; encoded by the exons ATGGTGGATTGTGCAGCAGCAAGCTTTTCGCAAACCAGTAGTCCATCATATATATTGCAGCCTTATATTTCGCATCCAGAAGATGCAACTCATTTTTCCAACAAGTTTCAGTTTTCGACAGAGAATAATGGAATAAGGAAAGTAACTTCTGATGCATTTATGGCTGGAGGCTACAACTGGGCTATTGATTTTTACCCGAATGGTACGAGGTTGGAGGATGATCAGTACATATCTTTGTTTGTTACATTGGAGAGTAACACGACTGATGTAATTGCTCGTTTTGAATTGATTCTTGTTGATCAAAGTGGGAAGGGAAAGCATAAAATTCAGACGAATTTTGGAGTGGATAGTCCTTGTTTAATGAAACATCAAGGAAGTCAGTGGGGGTTTAGGCGATTTATAAAGAAATCGCATTTGAAGAAGTTGTATTTGAAAGATGGTCTTCTAGTAGTGAAATGCAGAGTTGGAGTTTTGGACCCTGTTTTGGAAGATCAAGGTGAATATTTGGAGCCCGTTTACTCGCCTGTATCGTTCGATCAAGTTGAAGAACTGGAAGATTATAGCTTTGAGGAAGGTGAAAGTTCGTTATTGGATTCAGCTGTGAAAATACTGTTTGAAACAGACTTGGGAGCTTTCTTTAGTGAAGAGCGCGACAAGTTTGATCAGTATATGCATGCTGTAGATGAGATTCAAGAGTCTATAAAGTTGAGGAATATCTCAGATTACAAGATTAGAGGTGTTAATTTGATTCAGATGGCCATGGAAAGACTCTTGTTGGAATTTCGGAACATATTAGACTGGTCAATGAATATGCTGGAAGATGAAAATCTTAATCTATGCTGCACTGATTGTTCAAGTTGCATAGCTACAAGCTGTAGCCAGGACTTACTGGAAGGAGATTATATAGGCCGTGGAGCTTTGTCTTCTAAACAAATTTATCGTCTTCGTTGTATGTCAGAGAGGCTTAACTGTGCAGGACGCCTTCAAGAATGTGTTGATGTGTACAATAATTCAAGGAAGTCTGTGGTAGATGCAAGCTTTTCAAGATTTGGTATTGGGAATTGGGTTGATTGTGACATTAGGAGTTTGGACTGGGATGAATTTGCAAAAAAGATTAAATTTTGGATTCGAGCTGCTCAAATGTGCTTCGTAATCATTATTCCCAGGGAGAAGCAAACTTATGAGCAAATTTTTAATGGTTTGGAAGATGTCCCATCCAAAAGTGGTTTTCTGGTTATAGTTGAAGATTTTGCAATTCAGTTGTGCAACTTTGCGGAAATTATCAGTAACAGTCCTGCATTACTGCAAAAGCTGTTTGATGTGTTGGAATTGTACAAGTTTTTGTTGCTTTATTTACCAGATATCAGGGCTACATTTCATTCTGCAGGAACGAAATTTTTACCTGCTCAAGCTAAAAGGACTGTACAAAGGCTTGCAGATCTTGCGAGGCAAATTCTTTCAAGCTTTGAGGATACGGTGCTTCATGACCAGCTGAACACAACGATCTCAAGAGGAACATTGCATTCTTCGACAAG AGATGATTGGAGAGGAATACCTAACAAAATTGAACAAAGATGTGATGGAGGAAGCCGAAAGCTATCTGGGATCCTGGGACAAAGTCTTGTATTGTTTCCGAGATGA
- the LOC141683431 gene encoding exocyst complex component EXO70A1-like isoform X1 — translation MVDCAAASFSQTSSPSYILQPYISHPEDATHFSNKFQFSTENNGIRKVTSDAFMAGGYNWAIDFYPNGTRLEDDQYISLFVTLESNTTDVIARFELILVDQSGKGKHKIQTNFGVDSPCLMKHQGSQWGFRRFIKKSHLKKLYLKDGLLVVKCRVGVLDPVLEDQGEYLEPVYSPVSFDQVEELEDYSFEEGESSLLDSAVKILFETDLGAFFSEERDKFDQYMHAVDEIQESIKLRNISDYKIRGVNLIQMAMERLLLEFRNILDWSMNMLEDENLNLCCTDCSSCIATSCSQDLLEGDYIGRGALSSKQIYRLRCMSERLNCAGRLQECVDVYNNSRKSVVDASFSRFGIGNWVDCDIRSLDWDEFAKKIKFWIRAAQMCFVIIIPREKQTYEQIFNGLEDVPSKSGFLVIVEDFAIQLCNFAEIISNSPALLQKLFDVLELYKFLLLYLPDIRATFHSAGTKFLPAQAKRTVQRLADLARQILSSFEDTVLHDQLNTTISRGTLHSSTRYTMERVIRMVHYSELLTEIITSKPKTSPIGFNEMEFLEVRGRKPLALHILWIIISLKFNLKAKFKEYKDIYLGHLFLLNNIHYIVEEIKGSYELLEMIGEEYLTKLNKDVMEEAESYLGSWDKVLYCFRDEGLYYKVFYNGISRNALKDRFKILNATFEEIFQTQSSWFVPDLQLREQLHKSILEKVLPAYESFLQQYQSERNIEKYIKYSPKKLHNVVCDLFG, via the coding sequence ATGGTGGATTGTGCAGCAGCAAGCTTTTCGCAAACCAGTAGTCCATCATATATATTGCAGCCTTATATTTCGCATCCAGAAGATGCAACTCATTTTTCCAACAAGTTTCAGTTTTCGACAGAGAATAATGGAATAAGGAAAGTAACTTCTGATGCATTTATGGCTGGAGGCTACAACTGGGCTATTGATTTTTACCCGAATGGTACGAGGTTGGAGGATGATCAGTACATATCTTTGTTTGTTACATTGGAGAGTAACACGACTGATGTAATTGCTCGTTTTGAATTGATTCTTGTTGATCAAAGTGGGAAGGGAAAGCATAAAATTCAGACGAATTTTGGAGTGGATAGTCCTTGTTTAATGAAACATCAAGGAAGTCAGTGGGGGTTTAGGCGATTTATAAAGAAATCGCATTTGAAGAAGTTGTATTTGAAAGATGGTCTTCTAGTAGTGAAATGCAGAGTTGGAGTTTTGGACCCTGTTTTGGAAGATCAAGGTGAATATTTGGAGCCCGTTTACTCGCCTGTATCGTTCGATCAAGTTGAAGAACTGGAAGATTATAGCTTTGAGGAAGGTGAAAGTTCGTTATTGGATTCAGCTGTGAAAATACTGTTTGAAACAGACTTGGGAGCTTTCTTTAGTGAAGAGCGCGACAAGTTTGATCAGTATATGCATGCTGTAGATGAGATTCAAGAGTCTATAAAGTTGAGGAATATCTCAGATTACAAGATTAGAGGTGTTAATTTGATTCAGATGGCCATGGAAAGACTCTTGTTGGAATTTCGGAACATATTAGACTGGTCAATGAATATGCTGGAAGATGAAAATCTTAATCTATGCTGCACTGATTGTTCAAGTTGCATAGCTACAAGCTGTAGCCAGGACTTACTGGAAGGAGATTATATAGGCCGTGGAGCTTTGTCTTCTAAACAAATTTATCGTCTTCGTTGTATGTCAGAGAGGCTTAACTGTGCAGGACGCCTTCAAGAATGTGTTGATGTGTACAATAATTCAAGGAAGTCTGTGGTAGATGCAAGCTTTTCAAGATTTGGTATTGGGAATTGGGTTGATTGTGACATTAGGAGTTTGGACTGGGATGAATTTGCAAAAAAGATTAAATTTTGGATTCGAGCTGCTCAAATGTGCTTCGTAATCATTATTCCCAGGGAGAAGCAAACTTATGAGCAAATTTTTAATGGTTTGGAAGATGTCCCATCCAAAAGTGGTTTTCTGGTTATAGTTGAAGATTTTGCAATTCAGTTGTGCAACTTTGCGGAAATTATCAGTAACAGTCCTGCATTACTGCAAAAGCTGTTTGATGTGTTGGAATTGTACAAGTTTTTGTTGCTTTATTTACCAGATATCAGGGCTACATTTCATTCTGCAGGAACGAAATTTTTACCTGCTCAAGCTAAAAGGACTGTACAAAGGCTTGCAGATCTTGCGAGGCAAATTCTTTCAAGCTTTGAGGATACGGTGCTTCATGACCAGCTGAACACAACGATCTCAAGAGGAACATTGCATTCTTCGACAAGGTACACCATGGAACGTGTTATTCGTATGGTACATTACAGTGAGTTGTTAACTGAAATTATCACATCTAAGCCAAAGACGAGTCCTATAGGTTTTAATGAAATGGAGTTCCTGGAAGTCAGAGGCCGAAAACCTTTGGCACTCCATATACTTTGGATCATCATAAGCTTAAAATTTAATCTTAAGGCAAAGTTTAAAGAATACAAAGATATCTACTTGGGTCATTTATTTCTTTTGAATAATATACACTATATTGTTGAGGAAATCAAGGGGTCTTATGAATTGCTAGAGATGATTGGAGAGGAATACCTAACAAAATTGAACAAAGATGTGATGGAGGAAGCCGAAAGCTATCTGGGATCCTGGGACAAAGTCTTGTATTGTTTCCGAGATGAAGGATTATACTACAAGGTTTTCTATAATGGGATTTCAAGAAATGCCTTGAAAGATAGATTTAAGATTTTAAATGCAACATTTGAAGAGATATTCCAGACTCAATCCTCATGGTTTGTTCCAGATTTGCAGCTTCGCGAGCAGCTTCACAAGTCAATTTTAGAGAAGGTGTTGCCGGCTTATGAATCATTTCTCCAGCAATATCAGAGTGAAAGGAACATTGAGAAATACATCAAGTACTCACCAAAGAAACTTCATAATGTGGTCTGTGATCTATTTGGCTAG
- the LOC141686453 gene encoding exocyst complex component EXO70E2-like, with protein sequence MEGDYSIHSIVSSSSGTLSSAEVIRDFGSATELEDNGDDEKFARYWGAVETNDIMPSNNSGMIPYQDTPVSNSNNLLQLVFQSILDSSISIINSETSSSYSTSVTSYYSSELQVGSHTAYGELSTEQVYRLCNIIERLNSAGCLGNCNEVYRVSRKSAVDARLLRFDTGKLTVNYFKGLDTEEYTRSIRLWILAVYNCYLNIIPGEEQCFQKIFDGVEAVTYDNCFLAIVKHVAVELFNSVEAIISATTSFQNLFDILDVYEAMLVINGSPKLRDMIGEEYMSKLDKDVAEAEQNYVSSAWDKVLCCLEDDGLNQWLTFYTGVSRNALKQKLKKFNKVFEEVCETQCTELVAHTQIQGQILELILRKLIPAYKSLLDKLTGSERYSEIHIEYSVQDLENKVQNLFLEP encoded by the exons ATGGAAGGAGACTACTCAATACACAGCATTGTATCATCATCATCAGGAACTTTGTCATCCGCGGAAGTGATTAGAGATTTTGGATCTGCAACTGAGCTAGAAGATAATGGAGACGATGAAAAATTTGCTCGTTACTGGGGTGCAGTAGAAACAAATGACATTATGCCATCAAATAACTCAGGTATGATTCCATATCAAGACACACCAGTAAGTAATTCAAATAATTTGCTACAGCTGGTGTTTCAAAGCATATTAGACAGTTCAATCAGTATTATCAACTCAGAGACTTCCTCATCTTACTCGACTAGTGTGACTAGCTATTATAGCTCTGAGTTGCAAGTAGGCAGTCATACTGCCTACGGTGAACTCTCCACAGAGCAAGTTTATCGTCTCTGCAATATAATAGAGCGCCTGAACTCAGCAGGATGTCTTGGAAACTGCAATGAGGTGTACAGAGTTTCAAGGAAGTCAGCAGTGGATGCAAGACTTCTGAGGTTTGACACCGGGAAGTTGACAGTTAATTACTTCAAAGGTCTGGATACGGAAGAATACACTAGAAGTATTAGATTGTGGATTTTAGCAGTTTATAATTGTTACCTAAATATCATTCCTGGGGAGGAGCAATgttttcagaagatttttgacGGTGTCGAAGCTGTCACATATGACAATTGCTTTCTGGCTATAGTTAAACATGTTGCAGTTGAGTTATTTAATTCTGTGGAAGCTATAATTTCTGCTACTACATCATTTCAAAATCTGTTCGACATTTTAGATGTGTACGAAGCTATGCTT GTTATTAACGGGTCTCCAAAACTACGGGACATGATTGGAGAGGAGTACATGTCAAAGTTAGACAAAGATGTAGCAGAGGCAGAGCAGAACTATGTTTCAAGCGCCTGGGACAAGGTTCTGTGTTGTCTAGAAGATGACGGATTAAATCAATGGCTTACATTCTATACAGGGGTTTCAAGAAATGCTTTAAAGCAGAAGCTTAAAAAATTCAATAAAGTATTTGAGGAGGTTTGCGAGACTCAATGCACAGAACTCGTGGCACATACTCAGATTCAAGGACAGATTCTTGAGTTGATTTTAAGAAAGTTGATACCAGCTTATAAATCTCTTCTAGACAAGTTAACAGGTAGCGAAAGGTACAGCGAGATACACATTGAATACTCGGTGCAAGACCTTGAGAATAAGGTTCAGAATCTGTTTTTAGAACCCTGA
- the LOC141686454 gene encoding uncharacterized protein LOC141686454, whose product MYMRSKSEKTDVDALFQLTLVDQSGEEKHKVCTLLGRGREEQLPAIMSPGIQWAKWTMFPGFYCFSLMFLSSPPVALAWPVVASWSSPVTPLYQSCFPYYNMDMSSSAYSDALKGLGKAFKLPKKNVAAGSGSNASVEEGSQSNAVLIPEPEVHVNQSTLEYNVELDIGNEFDNLEDLGPIGEIPGADSGRRRKRLRNLGSKPPRAENFEAGSGSGAGKGKAVDEEGPDEGGPRLEEKVARFMAGIPTQTEWRRMNQSGFDATMKECSRLWGQLGGYMAGSASLAYNELKGFRTAVADKDAEISRLRDQIIVKDNSLSGLNKHLNEVTIRAENAEKEVSDLKSELAELRRQMSVVRPEAEVIEEFKRSEEYDRALANAGAPEIARCWLVAERHIKTNPEADWDSFVSEFIKAKEDIELELGEPEPFDGPCPSFLPSSAPDS is encoded by the exons ATGTACATGAGGTCGAAGAGTGAAAAAACTGATGTAGATGCCCTGTTCCAGTTGACACTTGTTGATCAGAGTGGGGAAGAGAAGCATAAAGTTTGCACTTTGCTCGGCAGGGGTCGGGAGGAGCAGCTTCCTGCAATCATGAGCCCCGGAATTCAGTGGGCTAAATGGACTATGTTTCCAGGATTTTACT GTTTTTCTTTGATGTTCTTGTCGTCGCCGCCTGTCGCTCTAGCTTGGCCTGTGGTTGCTTCTTGGTCATCCCCAGTCACTCCGTTATATCAATCTT GTTTTCCATACTACAATATGGACATGTCGTCTTCCGCATACAGTGATGCGTTGAAAGGTCTGGGCAAGGCTTTCAAGTTGCCCAAGAAGAATGTTGCTGCTGGGTCCGGGTCTAACGCCTCTGTGGAGGAGGGATCCCAGAGTAATGCGGTTCTGATTCCGGAACCTGAAGTTCATGTGAACCAATCTACTCTGGAGTACAATGTTGAGCTGGATATCGGAAATGAGTTTGATAATCTTGAGGATCTTGGCCCTATTGGGGAAATTCCGGGTGCTGATTCTGGACGGAGGAGAAAGAGGCTCCGGAATCTTGGGTCAAAACCTCCCCGGGCTGAAAATTTTGAAGCTGGCTCTGGGTCCGGGGCTGGTAAAGGAAAAGCTGTTGATGAAGAGGGTCCGGATGAAGGTGGTCCGAGGCTGGAGGAAAAAGTTGCTCGTTTCATGGCTGGAATTCCTACTCAAACTGAGTGGAGGAGGATGAATCAGTCCGGATTCGATGCGACTATGAAGGAGTGTTCCCGGCTCTGGGGTCAG CTTGGTGGGTATATGGCTGGATCCGCCTCTCTTGCATACAATGAGCTCAAAGGTTTCCGGACTGCCGTTGCTGATAAGGATGCTGAGATTAGCCGGCTCCGGGACCAGATCATCGTGAAGGATAATTCTTTGTCCGGGTTGAACAAGCACCTGAATGAAGTGACTATTCGGGCTGAAAATGCTGAGAAGGAGGTTTCTGACTTGAAATCTGAATTGGCTGAGCTCCGGAGGCAGATGTCTGTTGTGCGTCCGGAGGCTGAGGTTATAGAGGAGTTTAAAAGATCTGAGGAGTACGATAGAGCCCTTGCCAATGCTGGTGCTCCAGAGATAGCTCGCTGCTGGCTTGTTGCTGAACGACATATCAAGACCAATCCAGAGGCCGATTGGGACAGCTTCGTCTCAGAGTTTATAAAAGCCAAGGAAGATATTGAGCTCGAATTAGGGGAACCAGAGCCGTTCGACGGGCCTTGCCCCAGCTTCTTGCCTTCCAGTGCTCCGGATTCTTGA
- the LOC141686455 gene encoding uncharacterized protein LOC141686455, translating into MDRDQDPKNDTSTGAWTLKVDGSSTSERSGAGLILKSPEGFKIQTAISFSFPATNNQAEYEAFIAGLKLSRTLRVQDLKIYSDSQIAVKQTNGEYIAKDPTLAKYQALV; encoded by the coding sequence ATGGACAGGGACCAGGACCCAAAAAATGATACAAGTACGGGAGCCTGGACCTTAAAggtagatggttcttcaacaagcgAGAGGTCAGGAGCCGGACTCATACTCAAGAGTCCAGAAGGATTCAAGATTCAGACAGCTATATCTTTCAGCTTTCCAGCAACAAACAatcaagcagaatatgaggcaTTTATTGCAGGACTAAAGCTCTCCAGGACTCTAAGGGTCCAAGACTTAAAAAtatacagcgactcccagatagcGGTCAAACAAACAAATGGAGAATATATAGCAAAGGACCCTACTCTGGCGAAGTACCAAGCACTGGTTTAG